One genomic segment of Candidatus Zixiibacteriota bacterium includes these proteins:
- the sucC gene encoding ADP-forming succinate--CoA ligase subunit beta codes for MRLYEFEAKKLFSKAGIPIPQGELVRSPEEAKAFAEKLGKPVVLKAQILSGGRGKAGGIKFAQNPSEAEREVSELLSLKIKGFPVEMVLAEEKVELDKELYLGVTIDRVNYKLVIIVCTEGGMEIEEVAKNSPEKVKKLNLDIDERLYNFQAQGLAKWLGVKGDQIRNVGNIISTLFKVFKSYDAKLVEINPLILTKDGKYIACDARMSVDDDALFRHKELSEMGIEKRHEEGEMTEREKKAREWEIPYLDLDGNIGMFPGGAGFGIMGNDFIHYFGGKPANFMDSGGGPTPERLAKMLIFLDENPQVKAIFGARFGGISRCDDFAKGVIIFLKEHGLSKPMVLRMTGNMWKEGLEIFEQAKKESPEIFKNIEIHGIETPIEEIAKRAVDLSKKV; via the coding sequence GTGAGATTATACGAATTCGAAGCAAAAAAACTTTTCTCTAAAGCCGGGATTCCAATTCCACAGGGAGAATTAGTCAGATCTCCTGAGGAGGCAAAAGCTTTTGCTGAAAAATTAGGCAAACCTGTGGTCCTCAAGGCTCAAATACTTTCAGGAGGAAGAGGAAAGGCTGGCGGGATTAAGTTCGCTCAAAATCCTTCAGAAGCTGAAAGGGAGGTATCCGAGCTTCTCTCTTTGAAGATCAAAGGGTTTCCGGTTGAGATGGTTCTGGCAGAAGAGAAAGTCGAGCTTGACAAAGAACTTTATCTTGGCGTGACTATCGACAGGGTGAATTATAAGCTGGTCATCATCGTCTGCACAGAAGGCGGGATGGAGATCGAGGAAGTGGCAAAGAATTCTCCAGAAAAGGTTAAAAAGCTTAATCTGGATATTGATGAGAGACTTTATAATTTTCAAGCTCAAGGATTAGCTAAATGGCTGGGTGTAAAAGGAGACCAGATCAGGAATGTGGGGAATATTATCTCCACTCTGTTCAAAGTTTTCAAAAGCTATGATGCCAAGTTGGTGGAGATTAATCCTCTGATTTTGACTAAAGACGGAAAATATATCGCCTGCGATGCGCGAATGAGCGTGGATGACGATGCTTTATTCCGGCATAAAGAGCTTTCCGAGATGGGTATTGAGAAACGGCACGAAGAAGGGGAGATGACCGAAAGGGAGAAGAAAGCAAGGGAATGGGAAATCCCTTATTTAGATTTGGATGGGAACATAGGGATGTTTCCTGGTGGTGCAGGTTTCGGGATTATGGGGAATGATTTCATTCACTATTTCGGCGGGAAGCCAGCCAATTTTATGGATTCAGGCGGAGGTCCTACTCCTGAAAGGTTAGCCAAGATGTTGATCTTTTTAGATGAGAATCCTCAGGTCAAAGCTATCTTCGGAGCAAGATTCGGTGGAATTTCCCGGTGTGATGATTTCGCCAAAGGTGTAATCATCTTTTTAAAAGAGCACGGCCTTTCCAAGCCAATGGTCTTAAGAATGACCGGAAACATGTGGAAAGAAGGTCTGGAGATATTCGAGCAGGCAAAAAAGGAGAGTCCGGAGATTTTTAAAAATATCGAAATTCACGGGATTGAAACCCCAATAGAGGAGATTGCTAAAAGAGCTGTAGATCTGTCAAAGAAGGTTTGA